The DNA segment AGGAAGAAGGCGCGAAATCGCCCGCCGATGTATTCCTCGCGCAGGATGCAGGCGCGCTGATCGAAAACCGCACGCTTTTCGCCGACGCGCCGAAGGTGCTGTCGGAAACCGCGCTGCCTGAGTTCCGCAGCAACGATCCGAAATGGCTCGCCACGTCCGGCCGCGCCCGCACGCTCGTCTACTCGAAGGAGCGCGTCAAAGCCGACCAGCTGCCGAAATCCGTGTTCGACCTGACGAAGCCGGAGTGGAAGGGCAAGGTCGGCTATTCGCCCAAGAACGCAAGCTTTCAGGCGTTCCTGACGGCGCTGCGCGTTCAGGAAGGCGAGGAAAAGGCGAAGGCTTTCGTCAAGGGGCTCGTCGATAACGGCGCGAAGACCTACGCCAACAATGTCGCCATCGTGCAGGCCGTCGCCGATGGCGAGATCGATGCGGGCCTCGTCAACTCCTATTACCTCACACGTTTCGTGGCGCGCGATGCGAAGGTTCCGGTGGCGCAGACATTCTTCGACAAGGGCGACATCGGCAATCTCCTGTTCGTGTCCGGCGCGGGTATCGTCGAGACGAGCAAGAACAAGGAGAACGCTGCAAAGCTTCTGG comes from the Rhodomicrobium lacus genome and includes:
- a CDS encoding iron ABC transporter substrate-binding protein, with the translated sequence MRKTIFAGALSIATIISGFAAKAQELTVYSGRGESFAGPVFRIFEEQTGIKVKARYGSTAELSALLKEEGAKSPADVFLAQDAGALIENRTLFADAPKVLSETALPEFRSNDPKWLATSGRARTLVYSKERVKADQLPKSVFDLTKPEWKGKVGYSPKNASFQAFLTALRVQEGEEKAKAFVKGLVDNGAKTYANNVAIVQAVADGEIDAGLVNSYYLTRFVARDAKVPVAQTFFDKGDIGNLLFVSGAGIVETSKNKENAAKLLEFFLSPAVQQHFASAVGEYPVIKGVIPNPTLTGSLASPKDYAPNVPLEKLGDVSATKKLLTELGLL